A genome region from Arachis duranensis cultivar V14167 chromosome 6, aradu.V14167.gnm2.J7QH, whole genome shotgun sequence includes the following:
- the LOC107493956 gene encoding LOW QUALITY PROTEIN: protein CENTRORADIALIS-like (The sequence of the model RefSeq protein was modified relative to this genomic sequence to represent the inferred CDS: deleted 2 bases in 1 codon): MARIMSSEPLIVGRVVGDVLDPFNASIRMSVSYGNRQVYNGHEFFPSTVTFKPKVEIGGTELRPFFTLVMTDPDVPGPSDPYLREHLHWIVTDIPGTTDATFGRSLIPLLISMDTTRLRNNNNDVDVFNYLFWDHFNTRTFAADNDLGLPVAAVYFNAQRETAARRR, from the exons ATGGCAAGAATAATGTCATCAGAGCCTTTAATTGTAGGGAGAGTGGTAGGAGATGTTCTTGATCCATTCAATGCAAGCATAAGGATGAGTGTTAGTTATGGGAACAGGCAAGTGTACAATGGCCATGAGTTCTTCCCCTCCACAGTCACCTTCAAGCCCAAGGTTGAGATTGGTGGAACTGAATTGAGGCCCTTCTTTACACTG GTCATGACTGATCCGGATGTTCCTGGCCCTAGTGATCCTTATCTCAGAGAGCACTTGCATTG GATAGTTACAGACATTCCAGGCACAACAGATGCCACATTTGGTAGGTCTCTCATTCCTCTTTTGATATCTATGGACACTACAAGActgagaaataataataatgatgttgatgta tttaattatttgttttgggATCACTTCAACACCCGCACTTTCGCCGCCGATAACGACCTCGGCCTCCCCGTCGCTGCCGTCTACTTCAATGCTCAGAGGGAAACCGCTGCCAGGAGgcgttaa